The DNA sequence GAGATAGAGCGGATCGCGGCCGTGGTTGGCTCGGGCGATCTTGCCTTCTTTCTCGCCGAACAGGATGGGAAACTTGGGGGTGAAACCGGGATCGCGTCGGCGCATCTGAGCAACGAGGAACTCTGATCGAGAGTAAATCAAGTCGGCAAAATCGACATCTCCTAACCGGGCATTTAAAAGAAGAATATAATCACTCCACGATTCGTTGTAAAACGGGTCGGCGGCCATCGCGTCGAGTCCGCCGGCGTAACCGAGGCGGTTGCGGCTGATGGCCTCGAACTGATAGACGAACAGGCCGGCGGGGGTCGGGGCGTCGGCGCGGTAGTTGGCCTCGCGTTCCAGGACCAGGAGGGCTTGATCCATTGGAAATCGATTATAAGTGTCCTCTTCTGCCTTGATGATCACATAGGATTGAAATGGGGTGAAGTAGTGGCCCAACTGCTTCATGGCCGGGCCCATCTGGCCACTGATCTTCACCTCTGCGTACATGAAGCCAACGGCCATGGGGAGCCGAGTGGTTGAGAGCAACTCCTCGCCGATTCGGGAGAGAACGTCCTGAGAGGGGATGCCGTCGAGCACCCGTTCACGGAAGGCACGATAAAAATAGGCCTGCTCGATGTATTCCTCGCGGTCGAGCACGGGCATGGGAGAGCCTCGGGAGGAATGAGGAGCTCCGGATCTCACGTCCGGAGGGGAATGTCAGGATCACGACTTGAAACCGGATGCGCTCATGAACTTATTTATGATTTGGAATGTCTGAGTTGGGTTGAGTGATCGGTGAGGGCGGGCCGTTCTGGTGCAGCGCGTCGAGCAGGGCGAGGAATTCGGACACGTGCGAGCAGGTGTGGTGTGGCGTTTCGGCGAGGAGGCGCTCGGGTCGGAAGGCGGCCCAGGTGACGGCACAGGTCAGGGCACCGGCGGCTCGGCCCGCGCGGACGTCGGCGGGGCTGTCGCCGACCATGAGGATTTGTTGAGGTTCGACATTGAGCAAGCGAGCCGCCCGGTAGAGGCCGTCGGGGTCGGGTTTGGGGCGATCGACATCGTCTCCGGAGATGAGGCAGTCGATCTGACCGCTGAGCCCGAGCGCGGAGATCGAATACTGAGCGGCGCGGCGGCCCTTGCCGGTGAACACGCCGACTTTCCAGCCGAGGCTTCGGGCTCGGTCGATGACGGCGGGAATTCCGTCAAAGAGGCGAACCATGCGCTCGTGTTCCTGTTCATAATGGAGGAAGAAGCGATCGAGGGCCTCATCGAGCCGATCTTCGGGGGCGAAGAGGCCAAGGCAGGCACGTTCGGCGGGTCCGAAGCTGGCCTCGACCTCGTCGTCGGTTGGGAGGGGATCGGTCCAGGGGGAGAGGGCGTGGCGGAAGGCGTCGAAAATCAGCGGGAGCGTGTCGGCCATCGTGCCGTCGAAGTCGAGGAGCAGGGCTCGGGGCGACTCGGGGGAGGTCATGGGGGTGTCCGACTGAGGAGCAGGATGACGGAAGTTTGTGGGACTGGCCATTGTATCGCATGGGCAACGGCTTGCCGATGCCGCTAAACTCGCTTGAAGCATTGCAGTCCGATAGAGTCAAGGGAAGGTGAAGGCTCCGGTCTGACCGGGGCCGACGCACCAATCAAGGCGGAACGGCTCGGGATGGCATCGGGGCGCGATGATCCTCGGGGCCGGTCATGAGGTGGGAGGACGGGTCAGGTGAACGACGCTTGGATTGCGGATCGGATGACGAAGATCGAGGCCTCGGGGATTCGCAAGGCCTTCGAGATGGCGAAACAGATGACCGATCCGATCAACCTGTCGATCGGTCTGCCGGACTTCGACGTGCCGGATGTCATCAAAGAAGCCGCCTGTGAGGCGATCCGAGAAGGACGAAATGCCTACACCGTAACCATGGGAGATCCTCGGTTACGGGGAGAGCTGCAGGAGATCGTCGACCATCAGTACGGTCATTCCGATCGTCAGGTGATGGTGACCTCCGGCACGGCGGGAGGGCTCTTGCTGGCGATCTGCTGCGCGGTGAATCCGGGAGACGAGGTGATCGTCTTCGATCCCTATTTCGTGATGTATCCCAACCTTGTCGCCCTGGCGGGTGGGACGACGGTTCTGGTCGAGACGTATCCGAGCTTTGGTGTCCCGGTCGATCGGGTCGAGGCGG is a window from the Tautonia rosea genome containing:
- a CDS encoding HAD family hydrolase, translating into MTSPESPRALLLDFDGTMADTLPLIFDAFRHALSPWTDPLPTDDEVEASFGPAERACLGLFAPEDRLDEALDRFFLHYEQEHERMVRLFDGIPAVIDRARSLGWKVGVFTGKGRRAAQYSISALGLSGQIDCLISGDDVDRPKPDPDGLYRAARLLNVEPQQILMVGDSPADVRAGRAAGALTCAVTWAAFRPERLLAETPHHTCSHVSEFLALLDALHQNGPPSPITQPNSDIPNHK